From a region of the Latilactobacillus sakei genome:
- the lacC gene encoding tagatose-6-phosphate kinase, whose product MILTVTLNPAVDISYPLDTLVIDDVNRVTQVSKTAGGKGLNVSRVLHLMNQELLATGIVGGHIGNFIKQKLDEDHIQHAFFEIKQESRNAIAILHDGGQQTEILEAGPTISQADAQAFLAFYETLLPRVNTVTLSGSLPGGLSNDYYAKMVTMARDAGVNAILDTSGVSLAASLAAPVKPTLIKPNETEIAQLIGHSVDVNHLAALKHSLQEAVFEDVEWLVVSLGAAGAFAKHNNRFYRVTIPKIHVENPVGSGDATLAGLAMGIDANASDEIILKTGMTTGMLNTMEKQTGFVNPELFETYFEQVIVEEV is encoded by the coding sequence ATGATTTTAACAGTCACTTTAAATCCGGCAGTTGATATTTCTTATCCGCTTGATACCTTAGTTATCGATGATGTAAATCGGGTGACACAAGTTAGTAAAACGGCCGGTGGTAAAGGTTTAAACGTTTCAAGAGTCCTCCACCTAATGAATCAAGAATTATTAGCGACTGGGATTGTTGGCGGCCATATTGGTAACTTTATCAAACAAAAATTAGATGAAGATCATATTCAACACGCATTCTTCGAAATCAAGCAAGAGTCACGGAATGCGATTGCAATTTTACATGACGGCGGCCAACAAACTGAAATTCTAGAAGCCGGTCCCACGATTTCACAAGCTGATGCCCAAGCTTTCCTAGCGTTTTATGAGACCTTATTACCACGGGTTAACACAGTGACCTTATCGGGTAGTTTACCAGGGGGCTTATCAAATGATTACTATGCCAAAATGGTTACAATGGCGCGCGATGCGGGTGTTAATGCCATTCTGGATACATCTGGGGTTTCATTGGCGGCTAGTTTAGCAGCGCCTGTTAAACCAACTTTAATTAAACCTAATGAGACAGAAATCGCCCAATTAATAGGTCATTCAGTTGATGTTAATCATCTAGCAGCGTTAAAACATAGTTTACAGGAAGCGGTTTTTGAGGATGTTGAGTGGCTGGTTGTGTCGCTGGGGGCTGCGGGCGCATTTGCAAAACATAATAATCGATTTTATCGTGTGACCATTCCCAAAATCCACGTTGAAAATCCAGTTGGTTCTGGGGATGCGACGCTCGCCGGATTAGCAATGGGCATTGATGCAAACGCCTCGGATGAAATTATTCTTAAAACGGGGATGACTACCGGTATGTTAAATACCATGGAAAAACAAACAGGCTTCGTTAATCCTGAATTATTTGAGACTTATTTTGAGCAGGTAATAGTTGAAGAAGTTTAA
- a CDS encoding peptidase M42, whose protein sequence is MTIETLEKLSNADGIASCEQEVRDVIKASISEHVDDISYDGLGSLIATKQGQPGGPKIMICAHMDEVGFIVRSISTGGLIQLMVVGGVKLNAQQFQKLRVTTQTGAKISGIVCGEYDKTAASKLYLDVGATSAEDVAQLGIQIGDMVTYATPFESFDLTDIYAGKALDDRLGCFIMTEIAKRLADESLESTIQYAATSSEEVGIRGAKTAVYTGNPDVVFVIDVACFPDEYVRDHTNNRQIGKGMMLTHFDRTLAPNRQLIKMVKETAQRHQWPLQLDMFNNGGTDGGEAHKVNEGKPTVVTCLPCRYGHCAYSMIDMKDIEDCISIYVDLLKNFHQKDLQNLLTF, encoded by the coding sequence ATCACAATTGAAACACTCGAAAAATTATCCAATGCGGATGGGATCGCATCTTGTGAACAAGAAGTTAGAGATGTCATCAAAGCGAGTATTAGTGAGCACGTTGATGATATTAGTTACGACGGTTTAGGCAGTCTTATCGCAACTAAGCAGGGGCAACCTGGTGGGCCCAAGATTATGATTTGCGCCCATATGGATGAGGTTGGGTTCATCGTTAGAAGTATTAGTACAGGCGGATTAATTCAATTAATGGTCGTTGGTGGCGTTAAGTTAAATGCGCAACAATTTCAAAAATTACGTGTGACTACGCAAACTGGCGCTAAAATCAGTGGGATTGTCTGTGGCGAATATGATAAAACAGCCGCCTCTAAGCTTTACCTGGATGTAGGGGCTACTAGCGCTGAAGACGTCGCCCAGTTAGGGATTCAAATTGGTGATATGGTGACTTACGCGACACCATTTGAATCGTTTGATTTAACTGATATTTATGCTGGCAAGGCGCTTGACGATCGATTAGGCTGTTTCATTATGACGGAAATTGCTAAGCGTTTAGCTGATGAATCGTTAGAAAGTACGATTCAATATGCTGCAACGAGTAGTGAAGAAGTTGGTATTCGGGGTGCAAAGACGGCAGTTTATACAGGTAATCCAGATGTCGTTTTTGTAATTGACGTCGCTTGTTTTCCAGATGAATACGTTCGAGATCATACAAATAATCGTCAAATTGGCAAAGGGATGATGTTAACGCATTTTGATCGTACGCTTGCCCCTAATCGTCAATTAATTAAGATGGTCAAAGAAACGGCCCAACGTCACCAGTGGCCACTTCAATTGGATATGTTTAACAACGGTGGTACTGACGGTGGAGAGGCGCATAAGGTTAATGAAGGGAAACCCACCGTAGTCACATGTTTACCTTGCCGTTATGGTCATTGTGCGTATTCAATGATTGATATGAAGGATATTGAAGATTGTATTTCAATTTATGTTGATTTATTAAAAAATTTCCATCAAAAAGATTTACAAAACTTACTCACATTTTAA
- a CDS encoding PTS lactose/cellobiose transporter subunit IIA, which translates to MAQKEIDIMTIISTAGDSKAKAFMALKKVRDKDYVGARALIAQARQIGTAAHNIQTDLITAELDPDQESPEMGLLMVHAQDHFMTSQLACDLIESLIDVFEGGK; encoded by the coding sequence ATGGCACAAAAAGAGATTGATATCATGACAATTATTTCGACAGCTGGAGATAGTAAGGCGAAGGCATTCATGGCGTTGAAAAAAGTTCGAGATAAGGACTATGTAGGGGCCCGTGCACTTATTGCCCAGGCGCGTCAAATTGGCACAGCTGCGCATAATATTCAAACAGATTTAATTACAGCAGAATTAGATCCGGATCAAGAGAGTCCAGAAATGGGGCTGTTGATGGTTCACGCGCAAGATCACTTTATGACGTCACAATTAGCTTGTGACTTAATCGAATCGTTAATCGATGTATTTGAAGGAGGAAAATAA
- a CDS encoding PTS sugar transporter subunit IIB translates to MRILLCCAGGFSTNMLMQNMKKVVHESQKLNDDDFAFTAIPADNLESEIDNWDIVLVGPQITHKIDFIQSLTEPRQIPYAIIDKDVYGQMDGATVMKLALVTYNKYQAGH, encoded by the coding sequence ATGAGAATTTTACTTTGTTGTGCAGGTGGTTTTTCAACGAATATGTTAATGCAAAATATGAAAAAGGTCGTTCACGAAAGCCAAAAGTTAAACGATGATGATTTTGCATTCACGGCGATTCCCGCAGATAACTTGGAAAGCGAGATTGATAACTGGGATATTGTATTAGTTGGACCACAAATCACACATAAAATTGATTTTATCCAATCGTTAACCGAACCACGTCAAATTCCGTATGCCATTATTGATAAAGATGTTTATGGCCAAATGGATGGCGCAACAGTGATGAAATTAGCGTTGGTTACTTATAACAAATATCAAGCTGGCCACTAG
- a CDS encoding PTS sugar transporter subunit IIC, with protein sequence MFSKFESIMNRFFMPLAHKVDNQPHLSAIKAGMVAMTPFTILGSFFAIIPALPNMIGLKNPVSQFILGNAELLDLPVKLSIGLIGLYACMCIAYQLGNHYKLYIPGCVTLSTFSFLFIAASFTKDGALEFTNLGAKGLFAGMIASICSVELYHFCKAKNLTVRMPEGVPDFVSKSFELIPTTIIVGGTFIFARFLSLELTGQLPPDLLTKLLAPLVGSMDNPWAVLGLNFAICTIFFFGIHSSVFGPITRPIMVTFIAENIAAMQAGKELPHFYTAGVSSAFFGFTGAGITMGCVVACMISKSKRYRKIGQVALFPSLFGINEPILFGAPIILNPIMFIPFVFGGAIIGTLPMFFMSWGWIAKPVFDPPYVGVFLEGFLTNGDWRSIVANLLQFVLAVAIYIPFFKVMEKAELEAENKSVEASKDIFNADDKEVLDGLDLDF encoded by the coding sequence ATGTTTTCAAAATTCGAAAGTATTATGAATCGGTTCTTCATGCCACTGGCGCATAAGGTCGATAATCAACCACACTTGAGTGCGATTAAAGCGGGGATGGTGGCAATGACCCCCTTTACTATTTTAGGAAGTTTCTTTGCCATTATTCCGGCATTGCCGAATATGATTGGTCTGAAGAATCCAGTCAGTCAGTTTATTCTAGGGAATGCTGAGTTACTCGATTTACCTGTTAAATTATCAATTGGTTTGATTGGATTATACGCCTGTATGTGTATTGCTTATCAACTCGGTAATCACTATAAATTGTACATCCCGGGTTGTGTAACATTGTCGACGTTCTCATTTTTATTTATCGCGGCATCGTTTACGAAAGATGGTGCGTTAGAATTTACCAATTTAGGCGCTAAAGGATTATTCGCTGGAATGATTGCGAGCATCTGTTCCGTTGAACTTTATCACTTCTGTAAAGCCAAGAATTTAACGGTTAGAATGCCAGAAGGAGTACCGGATTTTGTTTCTAAATCCTTTGAATTAATTCCAACTACGATTATTGTCGGCGGGACTTTTATTTTTGCGCGATTCCTCTCATTAGAATTAACCGGTCAACTACCACCAGATTTATTAACGAAACTATTAGCCCCACTAGTTGGGAGCATGGACAACCCATGGGCGGTATTGGGCTTAAACTTTGCGATTTGTACGATTTTCTTCTTTGGGATTCATTCTTCTGTTTTTGGACCGATTACGCGACCAATCATGGTAACGTTTATTGCCGAAAATATTGCTGCAATGCAAGCTGGTAAAGAATTACCACATTTTTATACAGCGGGGGTTTCAAGTGCTTTCTTCGGTTTTACAGGTGCCGGTATTACAATGGGCTGCGTTGTCGCCTGTATGATTTCAAAGAGCAAACGCTATCGTAAAATTGGTCAAGTAGCACTTTTTCCATCATTGTTTGGAATCAATGAACCCATTTTATTTGGGGCACCGATTATTTTAAACCCCATCATGTTTATTCCGTTTGTTTTTGGAGGCGCCATTATCGGAACGTTACCAATGTTCTTCATGAGTTGGGGTTGGATTGCAAAGCCAGTTTTTGATCCACCATATGTCGGTGTTTTCTTAGAAGGTTTTTTAACCAACGGTGATTGGCGGTCAATTGTCGCTAATTTATTACAATTTGTATTAGCAGTTGCAATTTATATCCCATTCTTCAAAGTCATGGAAAAAGCTGAATTAGAAGCGGAAAACAAATCAGTTGAAGCAAGTAAAGACATATTTAATGCGGATGACAAAGAAGTGCTTGATGGATTAGATCTTGATTTCTAG
- a CDS encoding peptidase M24 family protein encodes MTVQVEKVQHLLDEMNLQALIIKSKANKTYLESLTGSGVWLLITKQTKYAFMDGRYVAEAQQKMSDFQIEIVFQGTYLQAIIEKLTALQIDNIGFEDRAFSIQEYQLLQADEHHFEPLGSHLAVIRAIKTDAELVKMKAACQLTDTAFAQLLLHVKAGVSEKWLLGQLYAIIFDLGADGMAFEPIIASGIRGAMPHGRATDKLIQEGELVTIDFGIILAGYQSDMTRTVAIGQPSVAMKRVYETVKAAQQLGIDSLQVGTVAADNHSIVADFIMGQGYGDYFNHGLGHGMGIGDGELPVLNAKSPDQLQVGMVMSCEPGIYIPDLGGVRIEDDVVITKDGPVILNETTKTLLVL; translated from the coding sequence ATGACCGTCCAAGTTGAAAAAGTGCAGCACCTTCTGGATGAAATGAACTTGCAAGCTTTGATTATTAAAAGTAAAGCGAATAAAACCTATTTAGAATCGTTAACAGGTAGCGGCGTTTGGTTACTGATAACCAAGCAAACTAAGTATGCCTTTATGGATGGTCGCTATGTGGCTGAAGCACAACAAAAAATGAGTGATTTTCAAATAGAAATAGTCTTCCAAGGGACGTATCTACAGGCGATTATTGAGAAATTAACGGCTTTACAAATTGATAATATTGGCTTTGAGGATCGCGCATTTTCAATTCAAGAGTATCAACTGCTACAAGCAGATGAGCATCATTTCGAGCCACTTGGTAGCCATTTGGCAGTTATCAGAGCGATTAAAACCGATGCTGAATTAGTCAAAATGAAGGCGGCTTGCCAGCTGACAGATACTGCTTTTGCGCAATTGTTACTGCATGTTAAAGCCGGTGTGAGCGAAAAATGGTTATTAGGGCAACTTTATGCGATTATTTTTGACTTGGGTGCTGACGGAATGGCGTTTGAGCCCATCATTGCATCTGGGATTAGAGGTGCAATGCCACATGGCCGGGCAACGGATAAATTGATTCAAGAAGGTGAACTTGTCACAATCGATTTTGGTATCATCTTAGCCGGCTATCAATCAGATATGACCAGGACAGTGGCTATTGGTCAACCAAGTGTTGCAATGAAGCGTGTTTATGAAACGGTCAAGGCTGCGCAACAATTGGGAATCGATAGTCTACAGGTTGGAACAGTGGCTGCCGACAATCATAGCATCGTAGCTGATTTCATTATGGGCCAGGGTTATGGTGATTATTTTAATCATGGTTTAGGTCATGGCATGGGAATTGGGGATGGCGAACTACCAGTGCTGAATGCTAAAAGCCCGGATCAATTACAAGTGGGTATGGTGATGTCGTGTGAACCGGGTATTTATATACCTGATTTAGGGGGGGTTCGGATTGAAGATGACGTGGTTATCACCAAAGATGGGCCTGTTATTTTAAACGAAACGACCAAGACGCTGTTGGTACTTTAA
- a CDS encoding aminotransferase → MIKYDFDTCADRRIDHARKWDRKIVQGKFPKVRTDFIPVWIADMDFQAAPEIREALANVALNGAYGYTYATDEWYDAVLNWQKRRHHNRLERDWLTLGYGTVPNMHYLYQAFLAPDEKVLMNTPVYGPFAYAAEHNGYQIVKNKLKLENKRYTIDFELLAKQLQDDKIKIYLLCSPHNPSGRIWQLSEMQRIAQLCLENNVLLVVDEVHSEHIINGQFYSAFQLPKQYWNQLIVLTSPNKGFNLGGLKLSYSIIPNVKLRERLRQQYAKNSITSPNVFGQIAMIAAYNQGEEWLNQCEAYIKQNYVDIQVMLAESFDGWEMCDMDSSYLPWVNIANTPFTMHEIVDMMANEAGVILGDGDDYVADGDTFIRLNLGAPNALIKESMTRMAEVWQAHTK, encoded by the coding sequence ATGATAAAATATGATTTCGATACATGTGCGGATCGACGGATTGATCACGCGCGCAAATGGGACCGCAAAATTGTTCAGGGGAAATTTCCAAAAGTGAGAACTGATTTCATTCCCGTTTGGATTGCAGATATGGATTTTCAAGCAGCCCCCGAAATTCGAGAAGCCCTAGCAAATGTCGCGCTAAATGGGGCATACGGTTACACATATGCCACTGATGAATGGTACGACGCTGTTTTAAATTGGCAAAAAAGACGGCATCATAATCGGCTAGAGCGTGATTGGTTAACGCTCGGCTATGGAACCGTCCCTAATATGCATTATTTATACCAAGCCTTTTTGGCACCAGATGAAAAAGTCTTGATGAATACGCCAGTTTACGGACCATTCGCTTATGCGGCTGAACATAACGGGTATCAAATTGTTAAAAATAAGCTTAAATTAGAAAATAAACGATATACGATTGATTTTGAATTACTGGCAAAACAGTTACAAGACGATAAAATTAAGATTTATCTACTCTGTTCACCGCATAATCCAAGTGGTCGGATCTGGCAACTGTCTGAAATGCAACGGATTGCGCAGTTATGCCTCGAAAACAACGTCTTATTAGTTGTTGACGAGGTCCATTCTGAACATATTATTAACGGGCAATTTTATTCAGCCTTTCAATTGCCTAAACAGTATTGGAACCAATTAATTGTTTTAACCTCTCCCAATAAAGGATTCAACCTAGGCGGTTTAAAACTATCTTATTCAATTATTCCTAATGTAAAATTGCGGGAAAGATTACGTCAACAATATGCTAAAAATTCAATTACTTCACCTAATGTTTTTGGACAGATAGCGATGATTGCGGCTTATAATCAAGGGGAAGAATGGCTGAACCAATGTGAGGCGTATATCAAACAAAATTATGTAGATATTCAAGTCATGTTGGCTGAATCGTTTGATGGCTGGGAAATGTGTGACATGGATTCGTCTTATCTACCATGGGTTAATATTGCTAATACACCTTTTACGATGCATGAAATTGTTGACATGATGGCCAATGAAGCCGGTGTTATTTTGGGTGATGGCGATGATTACGTTGCGGATGGTGACACCTTTATTCGGTTAAATCTAGGCGCACCTAATGCATTGATTAAAGAATCAATGACTAGAATGGCAGAAGTTTGGCAAGCACATACAAAATAA
- a CDS encoding nucleoside hydrolase encodes MTHKMILDLDTGIDDALAIAYALGSPEVELIGITSEYGNVLTERSVVNSQQILHLLGHPEIPVYLGAGHSTTTNDFSVLPISAEIHGQDGVGEIHLTQPHPDAASQSAVDFILAACQQYGADLSIVATGPMTNLALAIQKDLPTLQKVGQIVIMGGALTVCGNVSPYAEANISQDPEAADLLFKSGLPVTMVGLDVTLRTLFTKKDTQEWRALATDAAKAYADMVDYYIKAYEVTSPHLHGCALHDPLAVAVAIDPSLVTTFPLNLKTEVEGPSRGRTIGDNARLDDPKTRTAVCVQVDTPRFLNAFKTRIGQLLKAVK; translated from the coding sequence ATGACACACAAAATGATTTTAGATTTAGATACTGGAATTGATGATGCATTGGCGATTGCCTATGCATTAGGTTCACCAGAAGTTGAATTAATTGGCATTACCTCAGAATATGGCAATGTTTTGACGGAAAGAAGTGTCGTCAATAGTCAACAAATCTTACATTTATTGGGCCATCCAGAAATCCCTGTTTATTTGGGCGCTGGTCATTCTACAACGACGAACGACTTTAGCGTGTTACCAATTAGTGCGGAAATCCACGGGCAAGATGGGGTCGGCGAAATCCATTTAACACAGCCGCATCCGGATGCGGCTAGCCAGTCAGCTGTTGATTTTATATTAGCTGCTTGCCAACAATATGGAGCTGATCTCAGCATTGTGGCGACTGGCCCAATGACGAATTTAGCCCTAGCGATTCAAAAAGATTTGCCAACACTGCAAAAAGTGGGACAAATCGTTATCATGGGGGGCGCGCTCACCGTTTGTGGGAATGTTTCACCATATGCAGAAGCTAATATTAGCCAAGACCCAGAAGCAGCCGATTTACTTTTCAAGAGTGGGTTACCAGTCACGATGGTCGGTTTAGATGTGACGCTCAGAACACTCTTCACTAAGAAAGATACACAAGAGTGGCGGGCACTTGCAACGGATGCGGCGAAAGCCTATGCCGATATGGTTGATTATTATATTAAGGCGTATGAAGTGACATCACCGCATTTACATGGTTGCGCCTTACATGATCCATTAGCAGTGGCAGTGGCCATTGATCCAAGCCTTGTGACAACCTTCCCATTAAACTTAAAAACAGAGGTTGAGGGGCCTTCGCGCGGTCGGACAATCGGCGACAATGCTCGCTTGGACGATCCGAAAACGAGAACGGCTGTCTGCGTTCAAGTCGATACCCCTCGTTTTTTGAACGCGTTTAAAACACGGATTGGTCAACTCTTAAAAGCAGTAAAATAA
- a CDS encoding NAD-dependent dehydratase: MEKVLILGAHGKIAQLTRALLLAKTDAQLVLFLRKANRLTIQDQQREQLVEGDASQQVDLVQAMKGVTVVYANLAGVNIETQAKAVVSAMKTAGVKRLIWISTLGIYDEVPGAYGQWNHQMLDDGYLPTYAAAAKVIETSGLAFTIIRPAWLSDKDEIDYEITHRADAFKGTEVSRKSVAAEVVHLIQNPTEAVGDSLGLNKPNTEGDKPEWYR, translated from the coding sequence ATGGAAAAGGTATTAATATTAGGGGCGCATGGCAAGATTGCACAATTGACACGAGCACTATTGCTAGCTAAAACGGATGCGCAATTAGTGTTATTTCTAAGAAAAGCGAACCGACTAACAATCCAAGATCAACAACGCGAACAGTTGGTTGAAGGTGATGCTAGCCAGCAAGTCGATTTAGTCCAAGCGATGAAGGGCGTCACAGTCGTCTACGCAAATTTAGCGGGCGTTAATATTGAAACGCAGGCTAAAGCCGTTGTATCTGCTATGAAAACAGCGGGGGTTAAACGCTTAATTTGGATTTCAACACTCGGTATCTATGACGAAGTTCCCGGGGCATACGGTCAGTGGAACCATCAAATGTTAGACGATGGTTATTTACCAACATACGCAGCCGCCGCCAAGGTAATTGAAACGTCAGGATTAGCCTTTACAATTATTCGCCCAGCTTGGTTATCTGATAAGGACGAAATCGATTATGAAATTACACATCGTGCGGATGCTTTCAAAGGGACCGAAGTTTCCAGAAAAAGCGTCGCTGCAGAAGTTGTTCATTTGATTCAAAACCCAACTGAAGCAGTTGGTGATTCATTGGGCTTAAATAAACCCAATACAGAGGGTGACAAACCAGAATGGTACCGCTAA
- a CDS encoding transcriptional regulator — translation MNEPQNHYTNGVLMTLAVMGTKWKPLILCHLVDGPQRPADLKRAVQGISSKVLTDQLRELERDGIITRTIFNEVPPHVEYAISEYGQSLVPILGVMANWGEARIDFLKQSGVAVDLTYTDHEKYEL, via the coding sequence ATGAACGAACCACAAAATCATTATACAAATGGCGTCCTGATGACCTTAGCGGTGATGGGCACAAAATGGAAACCATTAATTTTATGTCATTTAGTGGATGGTCCCCAGAGACCGGCCGACTTAAAAAGAGCGGTTCAAGGAATCTCATCAAAAGTACTGACGGATCAACTACGAGAACTAGAGCGCGATGGGATTATTACACGGACTATTTTTAACGAAGTACCACCGCATGTCGAGTATGCTATTTCTGAATACGGGCAATCATTGGTGCCCATTCTAGGCGTGATGGCCAACTGGGGTGAAGCCCGAATTGATTTTCTAAAGCAAAGCGGTGTAGCAGTCGATTTGACTTACACAGATCATGAAAAATATGAACTTTAA
- a CDS encoding oxidoreductase, which produces MTIQNKVVVIIGASSGIGKETATLLAAKGAKLVLAARRESLLAPLAAALTAKYNTEIIYQKTDVTQLAEVKALIDSAITKFGRIDVLFNNAGLMPVSMLRDGKVDEWEAMIDINLKGALYGIKYALPIMEQQKSGHIITTDSVAGHFTGEGSSVYSATKYAMRAVMEGLRVEEVGKGIKSTLISPGHAQTELAAKISDPKLREAVLKSEAETGLSANDVANAVVYAIETPANVGINEVILRSIDQRDY; this is translated from the coding sequence ATGACAATTCAAAATAAAGTCGTCGTGATTATCGGCGCATCAAGTGGAATTGGTAAAGAAACAGCTACGTTATTAGCGGCTAAGGGTGCCAAGTTGGTCTTAGCGGCTCGTCGTGAAAGTCTGTTGGCACCATTGGCTGCAGCGTTGACTGCTAAATACAATACGGAAATTATTTATCAAAAAACAGATGTGACGCAATTAGCGGAGGTGAAAGCACTGATTGATTCTGCAATCACTAAATTTGGTCGCATCGATGTGTTGTTTAACAATGCCGGGTTAATGCCTGTTTCAATGTTGCGCGACGGTAAAGTTGATGAATGGGAAGCAATGATTGATATTAATCTGAAGGGTGCTTTATACGGTATTAAATACGCCCTACCAATTATGGAACAACAAAAGAGTGGTCATATTATCACAACTGATTCAGTTGCGGGCCATTTTACAGGTGAAGGTTCGTCTGTTTATTCAGCCACTAAATACGCAATGCGGGCCGTGATGGAAGGCTTGCGCGTTGAAGAAGTTGGTAAAGGCATCAAATCAACGTTGATTTCACCAGGGCATGCGCAAACTGAATTGGCTGCCAAAATTAGTGATCCGAAATTAAGAGAAGCAGTTCTCAAGAGTGAAGCAGAAACGGGCTTGAGTGCCAACGATGTCGCTAATGCCGTGGTTTATGCAATTGAGACACCAGCCAACGTGGGAATCAATGAGGTCATTCTACGATCGATTGATCAGAGAGATTATTAG
- a CDS encoding aryl-alcohol dehydrogenase: MKIKAAVVEQQGAPFVIKDNIELAPLHPDDVQVHMVASGICHSDEALRKGDAIIGYPIVLGHEGSGIVEKVGSNVQSLKVGDHVVLSFYACGICENCLKGMPTQCLNYAENNLSGVRPDGSSHFTENEHHVADMFDQSSFTTTTVVRERNAVKVPDDLDLRELGPLGCGYVTGSGTVLNTLKPKPGDTIAVFGTGAVGLAAMMAGKISGCTKVIAVDIIDERLALAKELGATDTINSRQTDDVVAAIQALTNGRGVNFCVDTTGITPVMEDSIKALCQGGVSATIAVTPNHIDLDTWNDLCVNDKSVVGVNMGDSIPQIDIPRLIEFYRQGMFPFDKTEKFYRFEDINLANEASIKGETIKPVLIIDPDYQI; this comes from the coding sequence ATGAAAATTAAAGCAGCCGTTGTTGAACAACAAGGTGCACCATTTGTCATTAAAGATAATATCGAATTGGCCCCACTTCATCCAGACGATGTGCAAGTCCACATGGTCGCTAGCGGGATTTGTCATTCTGATGAAGCGCTGCGTAAAGGCGACGCAATTATTGGCTATCCAATCGTACTTGGTCATGAAGGTTCCGGGATTGTTGAAAAAGTTGGCTCAAACGTCCAAAGTTTAAAAGTTGGCGATCATGTCGTTCTGTCATTTTATGCTTGTGGCATTTGTGAAAACTGTCTTAAAGGGATGCCAACCCAATGCTTAAACTATGCTGAAAATAACCTTTCTGGCGTACGTCCAGATGGTAGTTCACACTTTACCGAAAACGAACACCATGTTGCTGATATGTTTGATCAATCATCATTCACCACAACGACTGTCGTTCGTGAACGAAATGCCGTTAAAGTGCCTGATGATTTAGACTTACGTGAACTCGGACCGCTTGGTTGTGGCTACGTTACTGGTAGTGGTACTGTTTTAAATACTTTAAAACCAAAACCTGGTGATACAATCGCCGTCTTCGGCACAGGAGCCGTTGGTTTAGCCGCAATGATGGCCGGTAAAATTTCCGGCTGTACCAAAGTCATCGCAGTCGATATTATCGACGAACGCCTCGCACTCGCTAAAGAACTTGGCGCCACTGATACGATTAATAGTCGTCAAACAGACGATGTGGTTGCCGCTATTCAAGCACTCACTAACGGCCGTGGTGTGAACTTCTGTGTCGATACCACTGGGATTACCCCAGTCATGGAAGACTCAATCAAAGCACTTTGCCAAGGTGGTGTTTCAGCAACAATCGCTGTTACCCCTAACCACATCGATCTCGATACTTGGAACGATTTATGTGTTAACGATAAATCAGTCGTTGGCGTCAACATGGGTGATTCAATCCCACAAATCGACATTCCGCGTTTAATTGAATTCTACCGTCAAGGGATGTTCCCATTTGATAAAACTGAAAAATTCTATCGCTTCGAAGATATCAATCTTGCAAATGAAGCATCAATTAAGGGCGAAACAATTAAACCTGTCTTAATTATCGACCCTGATTACCAAATCTAA